A region from the Candidatus Latescibacter sp. genome encodes:
- a CDS encoding chondroitinase-B domain-containing protein produces the protein MKKLFRIFLPFLLITCIVIGCAGSFLHNSNTIEVSTAQQFRAAVLRALPGSIIEAADGDYRFDDSALKIQAKGTAEAPIIIRAKHLGKARFTGEYAFFMEGCSYVTVEGFSFFNRALKHSVPGVLDSDTDLGANRDEAPLWGSAQHLSSSRAAARPVSAGWGTFSGIRRGRSKSGGICRKCRCG, from the coding sequence ATGAAAAAACTCTTCCGGATTTTTCTTCCTTTCCTGTTGATTACCTGTATCGTAATTGGATGCGCGGGAAGCTTTCTCCATAATTCGAACACCATCGAGGTTTCCACCGCGCAACAGTTCCGCGCTGCTGTTTTACGGGCTCTCCCCGGGTCGATTATCGAGGCCGCGGACGGGGATTATCGTTTCGATGACAGCGCGCTCAAGATCCAGGCGAAGGGAACCGCCGAAGCCCCAATCATCATCCGCGCGAAACACTTGGGGAAAGCGCGGTTCACCGGCGAGTACGCTTTTTTTATGGAAGGATGCTCCTATGTCACCGTGGAAGGATTCTCGTTTTTCAACCGGGCGCTGAAACACAGCGTCCCCGGTGTGCTCGACAGCGACACCGACCTCGGCGCGAACCGTGACGAGGCCCCGCTCTGGGGGTCGGCTCAGCACCTCAGTTCATCAAGGGCGGCGGCGAGACCGGTTTCCGCTGGGTGGGGAACATTTTCTGGAATCCGAAGGGGGCGTTCAAAATCGGGAGGGATTTGCCGGAAATGTCGGTGCGGGTAG
- a CDS encoding glycoside hydrolase family 2 TIM barrel-domain containing protein: MAIARKSIVLFLVLLVSGYTLSHAAPGHSEKTLSGVGWQLWLDRSASWTDDEVFLPPIDYSKIPSNPPTCGWERLDAQNGKKVTVPGTVEEYYWSAPGNPVGIAGDYRGVSWWSTKFTLDPALKGKKIFLAFESANLRTEVYVNRKLVGYDVIGNTPFEADATPAAVFGGENRLDVRITDPIGNFSWPAHVTFPWGKYMIPAVHGFGGITGAVTLKAVDTVHVDDIYVLNKPQAKEADVFVMLGNSSGAEKKGTVSLVVHEWKNPSNVVFTKSVSATVPASGKEISLYVKAPKAELWDLLDPHLYVASVTFKGADGAALDTMTRRFGFRWFDISMKDGDYRMYLNGRRIFMMAAVNRGFWPGNGMFPTPEWARKDVEVAIQMGFNTVAFHNAIGHQNLLSACEEAGLLSTGESAGYRCNDDRGKPFMDPVTLAMRRKKLFRFVMRDRSSPSLVAYMLKNEDQNPPDADDMSNMARVRKLDPTRILIYTGDRDRSYPAWQVKPDDPMKLFYKPTDPKGYTYGWFDMHHWNREAGYLDDYYRNPGNYMRLNTVDGDSTHHVRKDEIIFYGEEGAIGTMFRLGKIKEFIDSQGTSDGWREREHLDWFNAYDRFLDESGFRAAFPTVDALTLALGKNMHYFHGRIIENARISNVIDAYNLNGWACEATHTDIVDVYRNPTGDPAIIKYYNQPLYVAVKIRDKVLPRGTAPVADLYIVNEKDLKGNLTLELDMKDPGGNSVFTKSYPVTILGGEEFGQLLVEGVAMPPVAKPGYYKLNARITGSDGVKCTGVDDAFAVDYLSGPGLRGKGAVVDTSGAVNSLLKEARGIILPEFTPQSPKLDYIVVGAHDFGRSTRTLYRLIMEQVKNGATLVVLDHADLWAQQLDDIYAYQAIQYTGSARWGNQGRLFVGKSSLLTDLPTAQSMGWEYQVFYRSDVWGLNMGRIGNETVVALAAQNRKDILTAVSRIPFGDGRIILSTLSLVPELKSKRPQSAIAKKLFLNFLEYNDK; encoded by the coding sequence ATGGCTATCGCTCGAAAAAGTATTGTGCTCTTTCTGGTGCTGCTGGTTTCCGGTTATACTCTCTCCCACGCCGCTCCGGGGCACTCTGAGAAAACCCTTTCCGGGGTGGGCTGGCAGCTCTGGTTGGACCGGAGCGCCTCCTGGACGGATGACGAAGTATTCCTGCCGCCCATTGATTACTCGAAGATTCCCTCCAATCCGCCCACATGCGGCTGGGAGCGTCTGGACGCCCAGAACGGCAAAAAGGTGACCGTTCCCGGAACGGTCGAGGAGTATTACTGGAGCGCCCCCGGCAACCCGGTCGGCATCGCAGGCGACTATCGCGGCGTTTCCTGGTGGAGCACGAAATTCACCCTTGATCCAGCGCTCAAGGGGAAAAAGATATTCCTGGCGTTCGAATCGGCCAACCTGCGCACCGAGGTGTATGTGAACCGGAAGCTCGTGGGATACGATGTCATCGGGAACACCCCGTTCGAGGCGGACGCCACCCCGGCGGCGGTGTTCGGCGGGGAGAACCGCCTGGATGTCCGCATCACCGATCCGATCGGGAATTTCAGTTGGCCGGCGCATGTGACATTTCCCTGGGGAAAGTACATGATCCCGGCTGTCCACGGGTTCGGGGGCATCACCGGCGCGGTGACCCTGAAAGCGGTGGATACGGTGCATGTAGATGACATCTATGTCCTGAACAAACCGCAGGCAAAAGAGGCCGATGTATTCGTTATGCTGGGGAATTCCTCCGGTGCTGAGAAGAAAGGGACTGTTTCCCTGGTCGTCCACGAGTGGAAGAATCCGTCGAATGTAGTGTTCACAAAGAGCGTCTCAGCCACGGTTCCGGCTTCCGGCAAAGAGATTTCCCTGTATGTGAAAGCGCCGAAGGCTGAGCTTTGGGACCTCCTCGACCCGCACCTTTATGTCGCCTCGGTGACGTTCAAAGGCGCCGACGGCGCGGCGCTCGACACCATGACCCGCCGGTTCGGGTTCCGCTGGTTCGATATCTCCATGAAGGACGGCGACTACCGGATGTACCTGAACGGCAGGCGGATATTCATGATGGCCGCGGTGAACCGTGGTTTCTGGCCCGGGAACGGCATGTTTCCCACCCCGGAATGGGCCAGGAAGGATGTGGAGGTCGCCATTCAGATGGGATTCAACACGGTCGCGTTCCATAACGCCATCGGCCATCAGAACCTCCTCTCCGCCTGCGAGGAGGCGGGGCTGCTCTCCACCGGGGAATCGGCGGGCTACCGCTGCAACGACGATCGCGGCAAGCCATTCATGGATCCGGTCACCCTCGCCATGCGCCGTAAGAAGCTCTTCCGGTTTGTCATGCGCGACCGCTCTTCGCCTTCCCTTGTGGCCTACATGCTCAAGAACGAAGACCAGAATCCCCCGGATGCGGATGACATGAGCAACATGGCCCGGGTACGGAAACTCGACCCTACCCGCATTCTCATCTACACCGGAGACCGTGACCGAAGCTATCCCGCCTGGCAGGTCAAGCCGGACGACCCGATGAAACTCTTCTATAAGCCGACGGATCCGAAAGGCTACACCTACGGCTGGTTCGACATGCACCACTGGAACCGGGAGGCAGGCTACCTGGACGATTATTACCGCAATCCCGGTAACTACATGCGCCTGAACACCGTGGACGGCGATTCCACCCACCATGTGCGCAAGGATGAGATCATCTTCTATGGCGAGGAGGGAGCGATCGGCACCATGTTCCGCCTCGGAAAAATCAAGGAATTCATCGACAGCCAGGGAACCTCGGACGGCTGGCGGGAGCGCGAGCATCTCGATTGGTTCAACGCCTATGACCGTTTCCTCGACGAGAGCGGATTCCGGGCGGCGTTCCCCACAGTGGACGCCCTCACCCTCGCGCTGGGGAAGAACATGCACTATTTCCACGGCCGTATTATCGAAAACGCCCGTATTTCCAATGTCATCGATGCCTATAATCTGAACGGCTGGGCCTGCGAAGCCACCCACACGGACATAGTCGATGTGTACAGGAACCCCACCGGAGATCCCGCCATCATCAAGTACTATAACCAGCCGCTGTATGTGGCGGTCAAAATCCGCGACAAGGTTCTCCCCAGGGGAACCGCGCCGGTCGCTGACCTCTATATCGTGAATGAAAAGGATTTGAAGGGGAATCTAACCCTTGAACTGGACATGAAAGACCCCGGCGGGAATTCGGTGTTTACCAAATCCTACCCGGTGACAATCCTCGGAGGAGAGGAATTCGGGCAGCTTTTAGTCGAAGGTGTTGCCATGCCTCCGGTCGCCAAACCCGGCTACTACAAGCTCAACGCCCGGATTACGGGCAGCGACGGGGTGAAATGCACCGGCGTGGACGATGCATTCGCGGTGGATTACCTCAGCGGTCCCGGCCTCAGGGGCAAAGGCGCAGTGGTGGACACCTCCGGGGCGGTCAATTCTCTTCTGAAGGAGGCTCGGGGGATCATACTCCCGGAGTTCACTCCGCAAAGTCCCAAGCTGGATTACATCGTGGTAGGAGCGCATGATTTCGGACGGTCTACGCGCACCCTGTACCGGCTGATCATGGAGCAGGTGAAGAACGGCGCCACGCTGGTTGTGCTCGATCACGCAGACCTCTGGGCGCAGCAGTTGGACGACATCTACGCCTACCAGGCCATCCAGTATACCGGAAGCGCCCGCTGGGGCAATCAGGGCCGTCTGTTTGTGGGGAAGAGCAGCCTTCTGACCGATCTTCCCACCGCGCAGTCCATGGGATGGGAATACCAGGTGTTTTACCGGAGCGATGTCTGGGGGCTGAACATGGGCCGCATCGGGAACGAAACGGTGGTCGCGCTCGCCGCCCAGAACCGTAAGGACATCCTCACCGCGGTCTCACGGATTCCGTTCGGTGACGGGCGGATCATCCTTAGCACCCTCTCCCTGGTGCCGGAGCTGAAATCGAAGCGCCCGCAGTCGGCAATCGCGAAGAAGCTGTTTTTGAACTTTCTGGAGTACAACGATAAATAG